The following are from one region of the SAR202 cluster bacterium genome:
- the hpnC gene encoding squalene synthase HpnC: MLIEVNGVILKRKQLVDLAFQYCESLAKSNYENFFIGTLFLPRKIIKHFHSIYAYCRMIDDFGDKFSGESNNFLDYAEEQLNLCYRGKPDSLSFHALYKTICEFDIPIKPFQDLIEANRIDQNKKRYNTFADLLLYCEKSANPVGHLVLYILGFIEDKCFELSDLTCTALQLTNFWQDVQEDYILRDRIYIPLEDMKNFNYNEQQLWNREYNQSFVNLMQFQIDRTSGYFSEGLKLLDYISGKPKIEIAMFNLGGLGVLEKIKKRKYNVFLGRPKLSHIDKTGLLLKSVLISNRLGYKLFGHIRH, translated from the coding sequence ATCCTAATAGAGGTAAATGGTGTTATTTTGAAGAGAAAGCAATTAGTAGATTTAGCTTTCCAATATTGTGAATCTTTGGCGAAAAGTAACTATGAAAACTTTTTTATTGGAACATTATTCTTACCTAGAAAAATAATTAAACATTTTCATTCAATTTATGCTTATTGTCGTATGATTGATGATTTTGGGGATAAATTTTCTGGGGAATCGAATAATTTCCTCGATTACGCTGAAGAGCAATTAAATTTATGTTATCGAGGTAAACCTGATTCATTAAGTTTTCATGCTCTGTATAAAACAATTTGTGAATTTGATATACCAATAAAACCTTTCCAAGATCTGATAGAAGCCAACAGAATAGACCAGAATAAAAAAAGATATAATACTTTTGCAGATCTTTTATTGTATTGTGAAAAATCTGCAAACCCTGTCGGACATCTTGTTTTATATATTTTGGGTTTTATTGAAGATAAATGTTTTGAACTGTCTGATTTAACTTGTACAGCATTACAGCTCACAAATTTTTGGCAAGATGTTCAAGAAGATTACATTTTAAGAGATCGTATATATATTCCCTTAGAAGATATGAAAAATTTCAACTATAATGAACAACAATTATGGAATCGCGAGTATAACCAAAGCTTTGTAAATCTAATGCAATTTCAGATTGATAGAACATCAGGTTATTTTTCAGAGGGATTAAAGTTACTAGATTATATTTCGGGTAAGCCAAAAATTGAAATTGCTATGTTTAATCTTGGGGGTCTAGGTGTTTTGGAAAAGATTAAGAAAAGAAAGTACAATGTTTTTTTAGGCAGACCAAAATTAAGTCACATAGATAAAACAGGGCTTTTATTAAAATCAGTTTTGATTTCAAATCGGTTAGGATATAAATTATTTGGACACATTAGGCATTAG
- a CDS encoding polyprenyl synthetase family protein: protein MNRKSFDNIDNVFSNPPECFDKFRLIVDQGLFDCIGPFSNELKKTMGYHLGFNDQDGNLLDKRSAGKSLRPTLSLLVCESLTSDYLPVLYSALAIELIHNFSLIHDDIQDRDTERRHQKTVWTLWGEPRALWIGNTMRSLADSTQSNIELDSTIMLKAAELLSQASMEMIEGQFMDVEYEKRLHVTSDEYLLMISRKTGALIRCASELGALHSLNDEYITTKFRDFGSHLGRAFQIRDDVLGIWGDTKITGKPVGSDILRKKKTYPILLALDVANEVDNPELASLMFQSEISDLEMDKIITIMSDYEVFEKSQNMIEYHSELALECINSVKDSLSKWGYNQLCHLTNYLAYRLS, encoded by the coding sequence ATGAATAGAAAATCTTTTGATAATATTGATAATGTTTTCTCAAATCCTCCTGAATGCTTCGATAAATTTAGACTCATCGTAGATCAAGGGTTATTTGATTGTATTGGCCCATTTAGTAACGAATTAAAAAAAACAATGGGTTATCATCTAGGTTTTAATGATCAAGATGGCAATTTATTAGATAAGCGTTCAGCCGGTAAATCTTTGAGGCCTACTTTAAGTTTACTGGTATGTGAATCATTAACTAGTGACTACTTACCAGTTTTATATTCAGCTCTTGCAATCGAACTGATTCATAACTTTTCATTAATTCATGACGATATTCAAGATAGAGATACAGAGCGTAGACATCAAAAAACAGTCTGGACTTTGTGGGGGGAACCTAGAGCATTATGGATTGGGAATACAATGCGTTCTCTAGCTGATTCTACTCAATCAAATATTGAGCTAGATTCTACTATTATGTTGAAGGCTGCTGAACTTTTATCCCAAGCTTCTATGGAAATGATTGAAGGGCAATTTATGGACGTAGAGTATGAAAAAAGATTACATGTTACCTCGGATGAATATTTGTTAATGATTTCCAGAAAAACTGGGGCTCTGATTAGATGTGCTTCAGAACTTGGTGCTCTTCATTCTTTAAATGACGAATATATAACAACAAAATTTAGAGATTTCGGATCACATCTAGGTAGGGCTTTTCAAATTCGTGATGATGTTTTAGGTATTTGGGGAGATACGAAAATTACCGGAAAGCCTGTTGGGAGCGATATATTACGAAAGAAAAAAACATATCCAATTTTATTAGCATTAGATGTTGCAAATGAGGTAGATAATCCAGAATTAGCAAGTTTAATGTTTCAATCTGAGATTTCAGATTTAGAAATGGATAAAATTATTACAATAATGAGTGATTATGAAGTTTTTGAAAAATCTCAAAATATGATTGAATATCACTCAGAATTAGCTCTTGAATGTATTAATAGTGTTAAAGACTCACTATCAAAATGGGGTTATAATCAATTATGTCATTTAACAAATTACTTAGCATATAGACTATCCTAA
- a CDS encoding phytoene/squalene synthase family protein, whose product MDTLGISDIQLEYAYDYCEQITKEEARNFYYAFITLPMRKKRAIYTAYAFCRRCDDAVDNSESTNEKKRLLDEIENNLKSGINLDKSILENNPIILATCAIIEDYNIPQQYFFDVIEGVRMDIEFTTFDSFDEVKEYCYKVASVIGLICIKIFGYTNPKAVEYAIDFGLAMQLTNILRDILDDLNENRCYLAYEEMEKFNYSIKLLTESLYNEDFIQLMKFEVDRAKRYFESGSRLLPLVDIDSRICLVILSKIYSKILKKIEKSNYNIFQTNYRLNTFEKLSIMGFAWLRYKITKK is encoded by the coding sequence TTGGACACATTAGGCATTAGTGATATACAACTAGAATATGCTTATGATTATTGTGAACAGATCACAAAAGAAGAGGCTAGAAATTTTTATTATGCCTTTATTACTTTACCAATGCGAAAAAAAAGAGCGATATACACTGCGTATGCTTTTTGTAGACGATGTGATGATGCTGTAGATAATAGTGAATCTACAAATGAAAAAAAACGTTTGTTAGATGAAATTGAAAATAATTTAAAATCTGGAATAAATTTAGATAAGTCAATTCTCGAAAATAACCCGATAATTTTAGCAACTTGTGCCATAATTGAAGATTATAATATTCCCCAACAGTATTTTTTTGATGTAATCGAAGGCGTAAGAATGGATATTGAATTTACAACATTTGATTCTTTTGATGAAGTTAAAGAATATTGCTATAAAGTTGCCAGTGTTATTGGTTTAATTTGTATAAAAATATTTGGATATACAAATCCTAAAGCAGTCGAATATGCAATTGATTTCGGTTTAGCAATGCAATTAACCAACATATTAAGAGATATTCTAGATGACTTAAATGAAAACAGATGTTATTTAGCTTATGAAGAAATGGAAAAATTTAATTATTCAATAAAGCTATTAACAGAATCTTTGTATAATGAAGATTTTATACAATTAATGAAATTTGAAGTTGATAGAGCTAAAAGATATTTTGAATCAGGATCAAGGTTACTCCCTCTTGTAGATATAGATTCACGTATTTGTTTGGTAATCTTATCAAAAATATATAGCAAAATTTTAAAAAAAATTGAGAAGTCTAATTATAATATTTTTCAAACAAATTATAGATTGAACACATTTGAAAAGTTATCCATTATGGGATTTGCATGGTTGAGATACAAAATAACCAAGAAATAA
- the rny gene encoding ribonuclease Y has translation METLIPVFSALVVGIILAATVQFILNRRGVTQARLKAISVIEEAEENKRKIVLQAKEEALNIRSTSEKELRDRRSDLNRTERRLNQREEQISQKNESTQQRHRQIEAELDRKQNLLDESRAELEEIKEKEVKQLEIIAGVSISDAKNALMKKAEEDIKFELAKRYRDLENEYKNDANNQAKRVLTLAIHRLASDVVSENSTSTVKLPNDEMKGRLIGREGRNIRAIEAATGVDLIIDDTPEAVSVSCFDPIRREVAKIALTNLVADGRIHPARIEDIVEKAQEELDEIIWQEGERAVFETRVRGMNSELIRLIGRLKYRYSYGENILQHSIEVSNIAGMLAAELGANIEVAKAGGLLHDIGKALTHEVEGTHAEIGADVAQKHGISEPIWRAIMEHHDEDMGSIEAFIVAAADAVSAARPGSRKDTLEHYVKRLEALEAVANEFPGIERSFAIQAGREIRIVVQPDTVDDTSAAKLARDVANKIQDTLAYPGQIKVTVIRETRNVEIAT, from the coding sequence ATGGAAACATTAATTCCCGTCTTCTCGGCTTTAGTAGTAGGAATTATTTTAGCAGCAACGGTTCAGTTTATCTTGAATCGTAGAGGTGTAACGCAAGCTCGTTTAAAAGCAATTAGTGTTATAGAAGAAGCTGAAGAAAACAAACGAAAAATTGTACTTCAAGCAAAAGAGGAAGCACTAAACATTCGCAGTACATCTGAAAAAGAATTACGCGATAGACGCTCAGATCTTAATCGTACAGAAAGAAGATTAAACCAAAGGGAAGAACAAATTTCCCAAAAGAATGAAAGTACACAGCAACGTCATCGCCAAATAGAAGCTGAATTAGATAGAAAGCAAAATTTACTTGATGAATCAAGAGCAGAATTAGAGGAGATTAAGGAAAAAGAAGTAAAGCAACTTGAAATAATTGCTGGTGTATCAATCTCCGATGCTAAAAATGCCTTAATGAAAAAAGCTGAAGAAGACATCAAATTTGAATTAGCTAAGCGCTATAGAGATTTAGAAAACGAATACAAAAATGATGCGAATAACCAAGCCAAACGTGTATTAACTTTAGCAATACACAGGTTAGCCTCAGATGTTGTATCAGAAAATAGTACTTCTACTGTTAAACTTCCAAATGATGAAATGAAAGGTCGATTAATTGGACGTGAAGGTAGAAATATTCGTGCAATAGAAGCAGCAACAGGGGTAGATTTAATAATTGATGACACTCCAGAAGCAGTTAGTGTTTCTTGTTTCGATCCAATACGGCGTGAAGTTGCAAAAATAGCACTTACCAACTTAGTTGCAGATGGTAGAATCCATCCAGCTAGAATTGAAGATATTGTAGAAAAAGCTCAAGAAGAGCTTGATGAAATTATTTGGCAAGAAGGTGAGAGAGCTGTTTTTGAAACAAGAGTTAGAGGAATGAACTCTGAATTAATTCGCCTAATTGGTCGCTTAAAGTATCGATATAGTTATGGCGAAAATATACTTCAACACAGTATTGAGGTTTCAAATATAGCAGGTATGCTTGCTGCTGAACTCGGTGCTAATATTGAAGTTGCCAAAGCAGGTGGACTTCTGCACGATATTGGTAAAGCTTTGACTCACGAAGTTGAAGGTACGCACGCAGAAATAGGTGCTGATGTTGCTCAAAAACATGGAATATCTGAACCAATATGGCGTGCAATTATGGAACATCATGATGAAGATATGGGATCTATTGAAGCCTTCATTGTTGCAGCAGCGGATGCAGTTAGTGCAGCAAGACCTGGTTCTAGAAAAGATACTTTAGAACACTATGTAAAACGACTTGAGGCTCTAGAAGCAGTAGCAAATGAATTTCCTGGTATTGAGAGAAGTTTTGCAATACAGGCAGGTAGAGAAATTCGAATAGTGGTACAACCAGATACTGTTGACGATACTTCTGCTGCAAAATTAGCTCGAGATGTTGCAAATAAAATACAAGATACCTTAGCTTATCCAGGACAAATTAAAGTAACTGTAATCAGAGAAACACGTAACGTAGAAATTGCAACATAA
- a CDS encoding PHP domain-containing protein produces the protein MVNVDLHLHTTYSDGALTPDKLVELALKNNLGIIAITDHDCTDGIDEAMLASQGKNLTIIPGIELNTDTDEGEIHILGYFIDYKNKDLQKLLIECRNNRVERAKIMVEKLNDIGINIQWSRVEELAGYGAVGRPHIAKAMLEIKSIATFQEAFDKYIGRNGIAYIERFRLNVYDAIKTILQYEGIPVLAHPGYIKNLHQLLPSLIKSGLKGIEVFYANYDTNTINGLKNIASKYNLIPCGGSDYHGIKTKTEKLPGTLGPPIESVNKLIELTKK, from the coding sequence ATGGTGAATGTAGATCTACATCTCCATACAACCTATTCCGATGGTGCGCTTACGCCTGATAAATTAGTAGAATTAGCACTAAAAAACAATCTGGGCATTATTGCTATAACAGATCATGATTGTACAGATGGAATTGATGAAGCAATGCTTGCCTCGCAAGGTAAGAATTTAACTATAATACCTGGAATAGAGCTTAATACAGATACCGATGAGGGCGAAATACACATTCTAGGTTATTTTATTGATTATAAAAATAAAGACTTACAAAAATTACTAATTGAATGCCGTAATAACCGTGTAGAACGTGCAAAAATAATGGTTGAAAAACTGAATGATATTGGTATTAATATCCAATGGTCGCGTGTTGAAGAACTTGCAGGATACGGTGCTGTTGGTAGACCCCACATAGCAAAAGCAATGTTAGAAATAAAATCTATAGCAACATTCCAAGAAGCTTTTGACAAATATATCGGAAGAAATGGTATAGCCTATATTGAGAGATTTAGGCTTAATGTATATGATGCAATAAAAACTATTCTTCAATATGAAGGAATACCTGTTCTAGCTCATCCTGGTTATATAAAAAACCTTCATCAACTATTGCCCAGTCTAATTAAATCTGGTTTAAAAGGAATAGAGGTTTTCTATGCCAACTATGACACCAACACTATTAATGGATTAAAAAATATTGCATCAAAATATAACCTTATACCGTGTGGAGGAAGTGATTATCATGGTATTAAAACTAAAACTGAAAAGCTACCTGGAACTCTTGGCCCACCTATAGAATCAGTTAATAAATTAATAGAATTAACAAAAAAATAG